One window of the Streptomyces sp. ITFR-21 genome contains the following:
- a CDS encoding acyl-CoA dehydrogenase family protein, with protein sequence MNGVAAAEELERLLGSTAGDGPAGFAAAVARDEHDVFPTELAATLRETGFHLNYLPEELGGGFTGFADSLTLVRTAARRDLNVMPATMFSITALTCLLLHGSAEQQQKAAAVLRRGGSIGFALSEADHGSDLLANTARLTPAADGGGWSLTGRKWMVGLGQRCELAYVAARTGERGPAAFSAVLLDLPDRDGAEGSGLDRGAPVRTTGMRGIDFAHLDFAGFPVPADALVGHTGQALEAAVRAQQIVRVMSTAGSLGCADTALRVTLDFAAGRAVGRTPLLQASYPRREVALASAALLAADAVALVAARGLHVAPETYSVWGCAAKHVVAEATEDLIGRLGGVLATRSVLRGEGPGAGMFQKVRRDAELVRVVDTSALANLRSFAGQLPALAKALTAPGAAGSGPAAADFAALRTVFALDAELPPYEPSRLDLNARGRDLATTGALAVAAELAAGTGERPGAAEAASWASRLAAALTELAEEAVGAGGQPAAGRPEPADLAERFAWLHAAGCCLLLWWANPDTPLYGDKPGSTGWLGACLAYLLCRAEGIDPRREAGALYPALDVTANLHAAHQLFSALPVRLAGSPGTPLPADGR encoded by the coding sequence GTGAACGGGGTCGCCGCGGCCGAGGAGCTGGAGCGGCTGCTGGGCAGCACCGCCGGCGACGGCCCGGCGGGTTTCGCCGCGGCCGTCGCCCGCGACGAGCACGACGTGTTCCCCACCGAGCTGGCCGCGACCCTGCGGGAGACCGGCTTCCACCTCAACTACCTGCCCGAGGAGCTGGGTGGCGGGTTCACCGGTTTCGCGGACAGTCTGACGCTGGTGCGCACCGCGGCCCGGCGCGACCTCAACGTCATGCCGGCCACGATGTTCAGCATCACCGCGCTGACCTGTCTGCTGCTGCACGGCTCGGCCGAGCAGCAGCAGAAGGCGGCGGCGGTGCTGCGGCGCGGCGGCTCGATCGGCTTCGCGCTGTCGGAGGCCGACCACGGCAGCGACCTGCTCGCCAACACCGCCCGGCTGACCCCGGCGGCGGACGGCGGGGGCTGGTCGCTGACCGGCCGCAAGTGGATGGTCGGGCTCGGGCAGCGCTGCGAACTGGCCTATGTCGCGGCCAGGACCGGTGAGCGCGGTCCCGCCGCCTTCTCCGCGGTGCTGCTCGACCTGCCGGACCGGGACGGCGCCGAGGGCTCCGGTCTGGACCGCGGGGCACCGGTGCGGACCACCGGAATGCGCGGCATCGACTTCGCCCACCTGGACTTCGCGGGGTTCCCGGTGCCGGCCGACGCCCTGGTCGGGCACACCGGGCAGGCGCTGGAGGCGGCGGTACGGGCGCAGCAGATCGTCCGGGTGATGAGCACGGCCGGCAGTCTCGGCTGCGCGGACACCGCGCTGCGGGTCACCCTGGACTTCGCGGCCGGCCGCGCGGTCGGCCGCACCCCGCTGCTCCAGGCGTCCTACCCGCGCCGGGAGGTGGCCCTGGCCTCGGCGGCGCTGCTGGCCGCCGACGCCGTGGCCCTGGTCGCCGCCCGCGGGCTGCACGTGGCGCCGGAGACCTACAGCGTGTGGGGCTGCGCCGCCAAGCACGTGGTGGCCGAGGCCACCGAGGACCTGATCGGGCGGCTGGGCGGGGTGCTGGCCACCCGGTCGGTGCTGCGCGGCGAGGGTCCGGGCGCGGGCATGTTCCAGAAGGTGCGCCGGGACGCCGAGCTGGTCCGGGTGGTGGACACCAGCGCGCTGGCCAACCTGCGCTCCTTCGCCGGGCAGCTCCCGGCGCTGGCCAAGGCGCTGACCGCCCCCGGCGCGGCCGGCTCCGGCCCCGCCGCCGCGGACTTTGCCGCGCTGCGGACGGTGTTCGCCCTGGACGCCGAGCTGCCCCCGTACGAGCCGTCCCGGCTGGACCTCAACGCCCGCGGCCGCGACCTGGCGACCACCGGCGCGCTGGCCGTGGCCGCCGAACTGGCCGCCGGCACCGGCGAACGGCCCGGCGCCGCGGAGGCGGCCTCGTGGGCCTCCCGGCTGGCCGCGGCGCTGACCGAGCTGGCCGAAGAGGCGGTCGGCGCCGGCGGGCAGCCCGCGGCGGGCCGGCCCGAACCGGCCGACCTGGCCGAGCGGTTCGCCTGGCTGCACGCCGCCGGCTGCTGCCTGCTGCTGTGGTGGGCCAACCCGGACACGCCGCTGTACGGGGACAAGCCCGGCTCCACCGGCTGGCTGGGCGCGTGCCTGGCCTATCTGCTGTGCCGGGCCGAGGGCATCGACCCCCGGCGCGAGGCCGGGGCGCTGTACCCGGCGCTGGACGTCACGGCCAATCTGCACGCCGCACACCA
- a CDS encoding PfaD family polyunsaturated fatty acid/polyketide biosynthesis protein, which yields MNTATTPLQWRGEHYPEATPAGIYQALADLRQPCFVVRTPEGIAAVSGGRVSVTGSPSASPGLPLLAAVPALPPDRLGSPAFRAAHGVRHAYLAGAMAGGIASADMVISLARAGFLASYGAGGQLPESIEEALRRFAAEIPGLPYAVNLIHSPSEERLEREAVNLFLRYQVRCVEASAFMDLTPHVVRYRLSGLTRDAAGRPVAGNRVIAKVSRTETAERFMRPAPATLVSSLLAQGLITPEQADLAKYLPMADDITVEADSGGHTDRRPLPALLPSVLRLRDLVQNEHRYPNTIRVGAAGGLGTPLAVSAAFAMGAAYVVTGSVNQSCVESGTSKEAKAMLAEAGIADCEMAPAADMFEMGVELQVLKKGTLFAMRAKRLYELYQRYPGLDAIPAAERQQLEARIFRKPLEEVWQDCVEYFERRDPEQLVRAAENPKRRMALVFRSYLGLASRWAATGAADRTGDYQIWCGPAMGSFNDWVTASYLKAPGNRRVADVAHHLMAGAAFHTRVAQLATAGVHIPATASDYRPAPLEPAATVGSSEVTL from the coding sequence ATGAACACCGCAACCACCCCGCTCCAGTGGCGGGGAGAGCACTACCCGGAAGCCACCCCGGCCGGCATCTACCAGGCGCTGGCCGACCTGCGGCAGCCCTGCTTCGTCGTCCGCACCCCTGAGGGCATCGCCGCGGTCAGCGGCGGCCGGGTGTCGGTCACCGGCAGCCCGTCCGCCTCCCCCGGGCTGCCGCTGCTGGCCGCCGTGCCGGCGCTGCCGCCCGACCGCCTCGGCTCCCCCGCCTTCCGCGCCGCGCACGGTGTGCGGCACGCCTACCTGGCCGGCGCCATGGCCGGCGGCATCGCCTCCGCCGACATGGTGATCTCGCTGGCCCGAGCCGGCTTCCTGGCGTCGTACGGCGCCGGCGGCCAGCTGCCGGAGTCCATCGAGGAGGCGCTCCGGCGGTTCGCCGCCGAGATCCCCGGCCTGCCGTACGCCGTCAACCTGATCCACAGCCCGAGCGAGGAGCGGCTGGAGCGCGAGGCCGTCAACCTCTTCCTGCGCTACCAGGTGCGCTGCGTGGAGGCGTCCGCCTTCATGGACCTCACGCCGCACGTGGTGCGCTACCGGCTGAGCGGCCTGACCCGGGACGCCGCGGGCCGCCCGGTGGCCGGCAACCGGGTCATCGCGAAGGTGTCCAGGACCGAGACCGCCGAGCGCTTCATGCGGCCCGCGCCGGCCACCCTGGTCAGCTCGCTGCTCGCCCAGGGGCTCATCACCCCCGAGCAGGCGGACCTGGCCAAGTACCTGCCGATGGCCGACGACATCACCGTGGAGGCCGACTCCGGCGGCCACACCGACCGGCGCCCGCTGCCGGCGCTGCTGCCGAGCGTGCTGCGGCTGCGCGACCTGGTGCAGAACGAGCACCGCTACCCGAACACGATCCGGGTCGGCGCGGCCGGCGGCCTCGGTACGCCGCTGGCGGTGTCCGCCGCCTTCGCGATGGGCGCCGCGTACGTGGTGACCGGGTCGGTCAACCAGTCCTGCGTGGAGTCGGGCACGTCCAAGGAGGCCAAGGCGATGCTCGCCGAGGCCGGTATCGCGGACTGCGAGATGGCGCCGGCCGCGGACATGTTCGAGATGGGCGTGGAACTCCAGGTGCTCAAGAAGGGCACCCTGTTCGCGATGCGGGCCAAGCGGCTGTACGAGCTGTACCAGCGGTACCCCGGCCTCGACGCGATCCCGGCCGCCGAACGGCAGCAGCTGGAGGCCCGGATCTTCCGCAAGCCGCTGGAGGAGGTCTGGCAGGACTGCGTGGAGTACTTCGAACGGCGTGACCCGGAGCAGCTGGTCCGTGCGGCGGAGAACCCCAAGCGGCGGATGGCGCTGGTCTTCCGCTCGTACCTGGGCCTGGCCTCGCGCTGGGCGGCGACCGGCGCGGCCGACCGCACCGGCGACTACCAGATCTGGTGCGGCCCGGCGATGGGCAGCTTCAACGACTGGGTGACGGCCAGCTACCTGAAGGCGCCCGGCAACCGCCGGGTGGCGGACGTGGCCCATCACCTGATGGCCGGGGCCGCCTTCCACACCCGGGTGGCGCAGCTGGCCACCGCCGGGGTGCACATCCCGGCCACCGCGTCGGACTACCGGCCGGCCCCCCTGGAGCCGGCGGCCACGGTCGGCTCCTCCGAGGTGACGCTGTGA
- a CDS encoding beta-ketoacyl synthase N-terminal-like domain-containing protein: MSKFAIVGLSCLFPGATSPASFWENLRAGTDSRREGGEEVFGPPPPPGDADPDHRIYCARGGFVTDFAFDPAGYRLDADYLSRLDRLYHWTLHTGREALRDSGHAERTDLLDRTALVFGNYSFPTPASARVSLPLVEQAVLHGLRTAGLPGSGPVPADPDWAAAGPAAEDIRVSGAPAAVAAAALGLGGPRYALDAACSSALYALKLACDHLESGQADLALAGGVCAPDPTLIHLSFSDLHAYPENGFSQPFDAASGGILTGQGAGMLAVRRLADAVADGDRIYAIVDGIGLSNDGAGRHLLLPNPDGQRRAYEHAYAQAGVAPSDIDYLECHATGTPVGDRTELDSVVDFFGAHGQVPPIGSVKGNIGHLLTVAGLSSMIKVILAMQHGYIPPTPGVAKPLAPSGGVGDDIMVRSGRDWPQRGEVRRAAVSAFGFGGTNAHVVLSSPPADPGTALAAGDGGEPAPAALDVVGIGAHFGPLDSADAFERALFDGRDAYGPLPARRWRGLERTGDGVLAAASLAGATVPTGAFTDTVPLDPIDHRIPPADLRNYNLQHALVSQVADEALRDAGYSRAPAAGRTSPAPRRIAVVIAMEIEPSAHLHLARYGLDSFLRAAYDGSGLTLTDEQRAELFRIARDGVHQPIVANEVLSYIGNIMTSRISSLWNFTGPSFTISADGAGTAEALRVARLLLLDDTVEAVLVGSVDLAGSPENLLLRAARDGGRATPAESGLAFGAGQAATRVGEGAGAVVVTRPGSGERTAYARLESVAVRYGAAAAGGLPQPDAKLLAAAAAESLAQAGITAADIGYLEAGATGHTPTDLAELTALAEVYPAGSGSVALGSAKAHIGHAGGAAEMAGLLRAVLSAHLGYLPGTPSWQRPSDEAAPLLAASSLYIPDASRPWLRRTRDTRRFAAVTFVGDSGAHGQLVVSAEQTRQQPYHPAWERADGPLLLPLAGGSVDQLLGELRRHVEELTAGADARQLSLEAVRRLPAGGGSALRVVLVGAGRDELLRQAELAVGGLAAAHAAGKEWSTPAGSFFTGQPIGPDAKVALVYPGAFNTYPGLGQDLFRAFPELLARFEEEAAEPDRTFRAADLYPRTQVTPGRRDLMQLEARLGDDLPFMLATGTTFANLYTDLVRDILGVRAHGAFGYSLGESSMLFATGGWERAARRDDRISSTPLFRDRLLGPRRTVRELWELPEDTPDDAVWACHVLLTDPVRAREAVDRYERVFLTHVNTPAEVVIAGDPGQCRALIKELDCPAARSPVNSVMHCSVVDGELAGLAELNDHPVGSTGDLELFSAYDYRRIGSLDRATVAERIARTLRDTIDFPRLVETAYDRGYRYFIEVGPGATCTRWVHDTLGERAHVAMGVDRRGVSSTRSLAGLVARLVAHGLPVDLSALFDQAPQTAAAPARPAFAVGGGESIPERIAERARPLLAAAAAAPRTAPAGRSAAPVLTSAALGPAGGGDRFDPPPVPQRPAASREEPEQMPADPSLAEPEAIVFDGEPVSFLPWAVHEPVAPAPLPAAPAAGSPAAAPAPVPAPAAPLAGPAVNPAAARPPAAPTPAVPTPAAPGEVPSAVADLVRDMRRQMIDTHLVVMETQQVLQDSALSAVRSLLGPAAAPAAPTPAAPVPAAPLPAAPVPAVPAIQPPPPVAALPPAAPPAPPAAPPIASPVAPSAAPTAAPPAEPITGQIVGRAKPDGVLWDQQDLLEFATGSLAAVFGPEFAEIDGYAKRVRLPAPPYHFVTRVTALDAETGNYRPSFIRTEYDVPEDAWYAVDGGVPPAVAIEAGQCDLLLISYLGIDFRNQGKRMYRLLDSTLVFHGDLPKTGQTLRYDISINRFVRQGEVTLFFFSYLCYADGELILELKDACAGFFNAEELATPLGVVESEREKAQRAKLTRTWFKPLARTDRNHLTAEDLELLAQGRVAEVFGPEHAQDPGMNSALRMPDAKLRMIDEVDVDRTGGPRGIGLITAVKNLDPQAWYFECHFSDDPVLAGSMVAEGAVQALQTYLLHQGMHLVLPDARFQTIIGLQTEVQVRGQITPEHSSIRYEIEVMELTMLPRPSVVADVLVYLGIKAVIRMRNFGIQIREREGAPYRPGVGGIPVFLGRRNRLGEPAMINELHLAHAAKGDLGTAMGPEFDIYRNVRAPYIPNGDFQFVDRIMSLSGTRGDLSPGSEMVTEYDSPADAWYYRQTPYPHLPNAVLMETSLQAAILLGYYLGATLAQPTTEYRIRNLDGHATVVKDVDLRDKTIRHHSKLLMTSAVSGAVLQRFSYELSADGEVFYVGESLFGYFSDAALANQVGLDNGTYVPSWLESEKPDPSRVRRIELGAGAAAFTDPAGGLLRLPGDHFDLVDWVDLVADGGLHGAGYLHGYREVRDDEWYFDCHFHRDPVMPGSLGVEAILQAMRLFVLDQNLAEGIERPRFALATDVRMGWKYRGQILRGDGELRFDVHVKDVRRTEGRLVLVADAFLAKPGLRIYELTDVAIEVRPAP; encoded by the coding sequence ATGAGCAAGTTCGCCATCGTCGGCCTTTCCTGCCTTTTCCCTGGTGCGACCTCCCCGGCCAGCTTCTGGGAGAACCTGCGGGCCGGAACCGACAGCCGCCGTGAGGGCGGCGAAGAGGTCTTCGGACCGCCGCCCCCGCCGGGCGACGCCGACCCGGACCACCGGATCTACTGCGCGCGGGGCGGCTTCGTCACCGACTTCGCCTTCGACCCCGCCGGCTACCGGCTCGACGCGGACTACCTGAGCCGGCTCGACCGCCTCTACCACTGGACCCTGCACACCGGGCGCGAGGCGCTGCGCGACAGCGGCCACGCCGAGCGGACGGACCTGCTGGACCGTACCGCGCTGGTCTTCGGCAACTACTCCTTCCCGACGCCCGCCTCGGCCCGGGTCAGCCTGCCGCTGGTCGAACAGGCCGTGCTGCACGGGCTGCGGACCGCCGGGCTGCCCGGCTCCGGGCCGGTGCCCGCCGACCCGGACTGGGCGGCGGCCGGACCGGCCGCCGAGGACATCCGGGTCAGCGGCGCCCCGGCGGCGGTCGCCGCCGCCGCGCTGGGCCTGGGCGGCCCCCGGTACGCGCTGGACGCCGCCTGCTCCTCCGCGCTGTACGCGCTGAAGCTGGCCTGCGACCACCTGGAGTCCGGGCAGGCCGACCTGGCACTGGCCGGCGGGGTGTGCGCCCCGGACCCGACCCTCATCCACCTGTCGTTCTCCGACCTGCACGCGTACCCGGAGAACGGTTTCAGCCAGCCCTTCGACGCCGCCTCCGGCGGCATCCTCACCGGCCAGGGCGCCGGCATGCTGGCGGTCCGCCGACTGGCCGACGCGGTCGCCGACGGCGACCGGATCTACGCGATCGTCGACGGCATCGGGCTGTCCAACGACGGCGCCGGCCGCCATCTGCTGCTCCCCAACCCGGACGGCCAGCGCCGGGCGTACGAACACGCCTACGCCCAGGCCGGTGTCGCGCCGTCCGACATCGACTACCTGGAGTGCCACGCCACCGGCACCCCGGTCGGCGACCGCACCGAGCTGGACTCGGTGGTGGACTTCTTCGGCGCCCACGGCCAGGTGCCGCCGATCGGCTCGGTCAAGGGCAACATCGGCCACCTGCTGACCGTCGCCGGGCTGAGCAGCATGATCAAGGTCATCCTGGCCATGCAGCACGGCTACATCCCGCCCACGCCCGGCGTCGCCAAGCCGCTGGCGCCCAGCGGCGGGGTCGGCGACGACATCATGGTGCGCAGCGGCCGGGACTGGCCGCAGCGCGGCGAGGTCCGCCGGGCCGCGGTCTCCGCGTTCGGCTTCGGCGGCACCAACGCGCACGTGGTGCTCTCCTCTCCCCCGGCGGACCCCGGCACCGCCCTGGCGGCCGGGGACGGCGGCGAGCCGGCCCCCGCGGCTCTCGACGTGGTCGGGATCGGCGCCCACTTCGGGCCACTGGACAGCGCCGACGCCTTCGAGCGGGCGCTGTTCGACGGGCGTGACGCGTACGGCCCGCTGCCGGCCCGCCGCTGGCGGGGTCTGGAGCGGACCGGCGACGGTGTGCTGGCCGCGGCCTCGCTCGCGGGTGCCACGGTGCCGACCGGGGCGTTCACCGACACCGTCCCGCTCGACCCGATCGACCACCGCATCCCGCCGGCCGACCTGCGCAACTACAACCTCCAGCACGCCCTGGTCTCCCAGGTGGCCGACGAGGCGCTGCGCGACGCGGGGTACTCCCGCGCCCCGGCCGCCGGCCGCACCTCGCCGGCCCCGCGCCGGATCGCGGTGGTCATCGCCATGGAGATCGAGCCCAGCGCCCATCTGCACCTGGCGCGCTACGGACTGGACTCCTTCCTGCGCGCGGCGTACGACGGCTCCGGTCTGACGCTGACCGACGAGCAGCGCGCCGAGCTGTTCCGGATCGCCCGCGACGGTGTGCACCAGCCGATCGTCGCCAACGAGGTGCTGAGCTACATCGGCAACATCATGACCAGCCGGATCTCCTCGCTGTGGAACTTCACCGGCCCGTCGTTCACCATCTCCGCCGACGGCGCCGGTACCGCGGAGGCGCTGCGGGTGGCCCGGCTGCTGCTGCTGGACGACACCGTGGAGGCCGTCCTGGTCGGCTCGGTCGACCTGGCCGGCTCGCCGGAGAACCTGCTGCTGCGCGCCGCCCGCGACGGCGGCCGGGCAACCCCGGCCGAAAGCGGCCTCGCCTTCGGCGCCGGCCAGGCCGCCACCCGGGTCGGCGAGGGCGCCGGAGCTGTGGTCGTCACCCGGCCGGGCAGCGGCGAACGCACCGCCTACGCCCGGCTGGAGTCGGTCGCCGTACGGTACGGTGCCGCCGCGGCCGGGGGGCTGCCGCAGCCCGACGCCAAGCTGCTGGCCGCCGCCGCGGCCGAGTCGCTGGCCCAGGCCGGCATCACCGCGGCCGACATCGGCTACCTCGAGGCGGGCGCCACCGGCCACACGCCGACCGACCTGGCCGAACTCACCGCGCTGGCCGAGGTGTACCCGGCCGGCTCCGGCAGTGTCGCGCTGGGCAGCGCCAAGGCGCACATCGGGCACGCCGGCGGCGCCGCCGAGATGGCCGGCCTGCTGCGCGCCGTGCTCAGCGCGCACCTCGGCTACCTGCCGGGCACCCCGTCCTGGCAGCGCCCGAGCGACGAGGCGGCGCCGCTGCTGGCCGCCTCCTCGCTGTACATACCGGACGCCTCCCGGCCGTGGCTGCGCCGCACCCGCGACACCCGGCGGTTCGCGGCCGTCACCTTCGTCGGTGACAGCGGGGCGCACGGCCAGCTGGTCGTCTCCGCCGAGCAGACCCGGCAGCAGCCGTACCACCCGGCCTGGGAGCGGGCCGACGGGCCGCTGCTGCTGCCGCTCGCCGGCGGGTCCGTGGACCAGTTGCTGGGCGAGCTCCGGCGTCACGTCGAGGAGTTGACGGCCGGCGCGGACGCCCGGCAGCTTTCGCTGGAAGCGGTGCGCCGGCTGCCGGCCGGCGGCGGGTCCGCGCTGCGGGTCGTGCTGGTGGGCGCCGGCCGCGACGAGCTGCTGCGGCAGGCGGAACTGGCGGTCGGCGGGCTGGCCGCGGCGCACGCCGCGGGCAAGGAGTGGAGCACCCCGGCCGGGAGCTTCTTCACCGGGCAGCCGATCGGACCGGATGCCAAGGTGGCGCTGGTCTACCCGGGAGCGTTCAACACCTATCCCGGCCTCGGCCAGGACCTGTTCCGGGCCTTCCCCGAGCTGCTGGCCCGCTTCGAGGAGGAGGCGGCGGAACCGGACCGGACCTTCCGGGCCGCCGACCTCTACCCGCGCACCCAGGTCACCCCCGGGCGCCGCGACCTGATGCAGCTGGAGGCCAGGCTCGGCGACGACCTGCCGTTCATGCTGGCCACCGGCACCACCTTCGCCAACCTCTACACCGACCTGGTCCGCGACATCCTGGGCGTGCGCGCGCACGGCGCGTTCGGCTACAGCCTCGGCGAGAGCAGCATGCTCTTCGCCACCGGCGGCTGGGAGCGCGCCGCCCGCCGCGACGACCGGATCAGCAGCACCCCGCTGTTCCGCGACCGGCTGCTGGGCCCGCGGCGTACCGTCCGCGAGCTGTGGGAGCTGCCGGAGGACACTCCCGACGACGCGGTGTGGGCCTGCCATGTGCTGCTCACCGACCCGGTCCGGGCGCGCGAGGCGGTGGACCGGTACGAGCGGGTGTTCCTCACCCACGTCAACACCCCCGCCGAGGTGGTGATCGCGGGCGATCCCGGCCAGTGCCGGGCGCTGATCAAGGAGTTGGACTGCCCGGCGGCCCGCTCGCCGGTCAACTCGGTGATGCACTGCTCGGTGGTGGACGGCGAACTGGCCGGCCTGGCCGAGCTCAACGACCACCCGGTCGGCTCCACCGGCGACCTCGAACTGTTCAGCGCGTACGACTACCGGCGGATCGGTTCGCTGGACCGGGCCACCGTGGCGGAGCGGATCGCCCGGACGCTGCGGGACACCATCGACTTTCCCCGGCTGGTGGAGACCGCCTACGACCGCGGCTACCGCTACTTCATCGAGGTCGGCCCCGGCGCCACCTGCACGCGCTGGGTGCACGACACCCTGGGCGAGCGGGCGCACGTGGCGATGGGGGTGGACCGCCGCGGTGTGTCGTCCACCCGCAGCCTCGCCGGGCTCGTCGCCCGGCTCGTCGCGCACGGGCTGCCCGTCGACCTGTCCGCGCTGTTCGACCAGGCGCCGCAGACCGCCGCCGCGCCGGCCCGCCCGGCCTTCGCGGTCGGCGGCGGCGAGTCGATCCCGGAGCGGATCGCCGAACGCGCCCGGCCGCTGCTCGCGGCGGCCGCCGCCGCACCGCGCACGGCGCCGGCCGGCCGCAGCGCCGCGCCGGTCCTGACCTCCGCCGCCCTCGGCCCGGCGGGCGGCGGCGACCGCTTCGACCCGCCGCCGGTACCCCAGCGGCCCGCCGCCTCCAGGGAGGAACCAGAGCAGATGCCCGCCGACCCCTCGCTCGCCGAGCCCGAGGCCATCGTCTTCGACGGTGAGCCGGTCTCCTTCCTGCCGTGGGCGGTGCACGAGCCCGTCGCGCCGGCACCGCTCCCCGCGGCGCCCGCCGCCGGGTCGCCCGCGGCGGCGCCCGCCCCCGTACCGGCTCCCGCCGCCCCGCTCGCCGGTCCCGCGGTGAACCCGGCCGCCGCCCGGCCGCCGGCCGCGCCCACGCCGGCCGTGCCCACGCCGGCCGCGCCGGGCGAGGTGCCGTCGGCCGTCGCCGACCTGGTCCGCGACATGCGGCGGCAGATGATCGACACCCATCTGGTGGTGATGGAGACCCAGCAGGTCCTCCAGGACAGCGCGCTGTCCGCGGTGCGTTCGCTGCTCGGCCCGGCCGCCGCGCCGGCCGCGCCCACGCCCGCCGCGCCCGTACCGGCGGCCCCGCTGCCGGCAGCGCCGGTACCGGCCGTCCCCGCGATCCAGCCGCCGCCACCCGTCGCGGCGCTGCCGCCGGCCGCGCCGCCCGCCCCGCCCGCCGCACCTCCGATCGCCTCTCCCGTCGCGCCTTCTGCCGCGCCTACTGCCGCGCCCCCCGCCGAGCCGATCACCGGGCAGATCGTCGGACGGGCCAAGCCGGACGGTGTGCTGTGGGACCAGCAGGACCTGCTGGAGTTCGCCACCGGCAGCCTCGCGGCCGTCTTCGGCCCGGAGTTCGCCGAGATCGACGGCTACGCCAAGCGGGTCCGGCTGCCCGCGCCGCCGTACCACTTCGTCACCCGCGTCACCGCGCTGGACGCCGAGACCGGCAACTACCGGCCGTCCTTCATCCGTACCGAGTACGACGTCCCCGAGGACGCCTGGTACGCGGTGGACGGCGGGGTGCCGCCGGCCGTGGCGATCGAGGCCGGGCAGTGCGACCTGCTGCTGATCAGCTACCTGGGCATCGACTTCCGCAACCAGGGCAAGCGGATGTACCGCCTGCTGGACAGCACCCTGGTCTTCCACGGCGACCTGCCGAAGACCGGTCAGACGCTGCGCTACGACATCTCGATCAACCGCTTCGTCCGGCAGGGCGAGGTCACGCTGTTCTTCTTCAGCTACCTCTGCTACGCCGACGGCGAGCTGATCCTGGAGCTCAAGGACGCCTGCGCCGGGTTCTTCAACGCCGAGGAACTGGCCACGCCGCTGGGCGTGGTGGAGAGCGAGCGGGAGAAGGCGCAGCGCGCGAAACTGACCCGCACCTGGTTCAAGCCGCTGGCCCGCACCGACCGCAACCACCTGACCGCCGAGGACCTGGAGCTGCTGGCCCAGGGCCGGGTGGCCGAGGTGTTCGGCCCGGAGCACGCCCAGGACCCGGGCATGAACTCGGCCCTGCGGATGCCGGACGCGAAGCTGCGGATGATCGACGAGGTCGACGTGGACCGCACCGGCGGCCCGCGCGGCATCGGCCTGATCACCGCGGTCAAGAACCTCGACCCGCAGGCGTGGTACTTCGAGTGCCACTTCTCCGACGACCCGGTCCTGGCCGGCTCCATGGTCGCCGAGGGCGCCGTGCAGGCGCTCCAGACGTACCTGCTGCACCAGGGCATGCACCTGGTGCTGCCGGACGCGCGGTTCCAGACCATCATCGGTCTGCAGACCGAGGTGCAGGTCCGCGGGCAGATCACCCCCGAGCACTCCTCGATCCGCTACGAGATCGAGGTGATGGAGCTGACGATGCTGCCGCGCCCGTCGGTGGTCGCGGACGTGCTGGTGTACCTGGGCATCAAGGCGGTCATCCGGATGCGGAACTTCGGCATCCAGATCCGTGAGCGGGAGGGCGCGCCGTACCGCCCGGGTGTCGGCGGGATACCGGTCTTCCTCGGCCGGCGCAACCGGCTGGGCGAGCCGGCGATGATCAACGAACTGCACCTGGCGCACGCCGCCAAGGGCGACCTGGGCACCGCGATGGGCCCGGAGTTCGACATCTACCGCAACGTGCGCGCCCCGTACATCCCCAACGGCGACTTCCAGTTCGTGGACCGGATCATGAGCCTGTCCGGCACCCGCGGCGACCTGTCGCCCGGGTCGGAGATGGTCACCGAGTACGACTCGCCGGCCGACGCCTGGTACTACCGGCAGACGCCGTACCCGCACCTGCCGAACGCCGTGCTGATGGAGACCTCGCTGCAGGCCGCCATCCTGCTCGGCTACTACCTGGGCGCCACGCTGGCGCAGCCCACCACCGAGTACCGCATCCGCAACCTCGACGGGCACGCCACCGTCGTCAAGGACGTGGACCTGCGGGACAAGACCATCCGCCACCACTCCAAACTGCTGATGACCAGCGCGGTGTCCGGCGCGGTCCTGCAGCGGTTCTCCTACGAGCTGTCGGCCGACGGCGAGGTGTTCTACGTCGGCGAGTCGCTGTTCGGCTACTTCAGCGACGCGGCGCTGGCCAACCAGGTCGGCCTGGACAACGGCACCTACGTGCCGTCCTGGCTGGAGAGCGAGAAGCCCGACCCCTCCCGGGTGCGGCGGATCGAACTGGGCGCGGGCGCCGCGGCGTTCACCGACCCGGCCGGCGGGCTGCTGCGGCTGCCCGGCGACCACTTCGACCTGGTCGACTGGGTGGACCTGGTGGCCGACGGCGGCCTGCACGGCGCCGGCTACCTGCACGGCTACCGCGAGGTCCGCGACGACGAGTGGTACTTCGACTGCCACTTCCACCGCGACCCGGTGATGCCCGGCTCGCTCGGTGTGGAGGCCATCCTCCAGGCCATGCGGCTGTTCGTCCTGGACCAGAACCTGGCCGAGGGCATCGAGCGGCCCCGCTTCGCCCTGGCCACCGACGTGCGGATGGGCTGGAAGTACCGCGGCCAGATCCTGCGCGGCGACGGCGAACTCCGGTTCGACGTGCACGTCAAGGACGTGCGCCGCACCGAAGGACGGCTGGTCCTGGTCGCGGACGCCTTCCTGGCGAAGCCGGGCCTGCGGATCTACGAACTCACCGACGTGGCGATCGAGGTCCGCCCTGCCCCGTGA